A section of the Scleropages formosus chromosome 16, fSclFor1.1, whole genome shotgun sequence genome encodes:
- the LOC108925898 gene encoding syntaxin-3-like, which translates to MRDRLDQLRATRDTDDADEVEVAVDNAAFMDEFFSQIEEIRTSIEKIDENVAEVKKLYSVILSAPTSDQKTQEDLEALTNDIKKMANNARNKLKSIERSLESPEERVSADLRIRKSQHTVLSRKFVEVMTKYNEAQVDFRERSKGRIQRQLEITGKSTTDEELEEMLEGGNAAVFTAGIVQSGISQQALNEIEARHKDIVRLESSIKELHDMFVDIAMLVENQGGMVDRIESNMDQSVGFVERGVADTKKAAKFQAEARRKKMMIMLCCVILIIVLSSVLYSFFT; encoded by the exons ATGAGGGACCGGCTTGATCAGCTCAGAGCG ACCCGCGACACCGATGATGCAGATGAAGTGGAGGTGGCCGTGGACAACGCAGCCTTCATGGATGAGTTCTTCTCCCAG ATTGAGGAGATCCGAACGAGCATCGAGAAGATTGACGAGAACGTGGCCGAGGTCAAGAAGCTCTACTCTGTCATTCTCTCTGCGCCCACGTCGGACCAGA AAACTCAAGAGGACTTGGAGGCACTCACCAACGACATCAAGAAGATGGCCAACAACGCACGCAACAAGCTCAAAA GCATCGAGCGCAGTCTGGAGTCTCCCGAGGAGCGGGTGTCGGCTGACCTGCGCATACGGAAGTCCCAG CATACCGTTCTGTCCCGCAAGTTCGTGGAGGTGATGACCAAGTACAATGAGGCACAAGTGGACTTCAGGGAGCGCAGTAAAGGACGCATCCAGAGGCAGCTGGAGATCA ctggtaAATCCACAAcagatgaggagctggaggaaatgCTGGAGGGCGGCAATGCAGCGGTCTTCACTGCCGGG ATCGTGCAGTCGGGCATCTCGCAGCAGGCCCTCAACGAGATCGAGGCGCGCCACAAGGACATCGTGAGGCTCGAGAGCAGCATCAAGGAGCTCCATGACATGTTTGTGGACATCGCCATGCTGGTGGAGAACCAG GGCGGCATGGTCGACAGGATCGAGAGCAACATGGACCAGTCGGTGGGCTTCGTGGAGAGAGGTGTAGCCGACACGAAGAAAGCGGCGAAGTTCCAGGCCGAGGCTCGCAGG aagaagatgatgatcatGTTGTGCTGCGTCATTCTCATCATTGTCCTCAGTTCTGTTCTTTACAGTTTCTTCACTTAG